One window of Cumulibacter soli genomic DNA carries:
- a CDS encoding NAD(P)-dependent oxidoreductase, whose amino-acid sequence MTNAHEIRRVCVIGASGKLGQYMIRHCLDRGYEVVGVCRTKSIPKLDALADQITIIGGKTNDREVISQAVAGCDGVLTVLVPWGVQQYSSGTAQAVLDYAEPHARLAFSCGWHITRDGKDQYSRGFRAFLKVSTWLGRAVRFAEIDDQVEACRRIFASERPWTVVRGSDLEEGDSQGLPVWSEHVGDPVLASNLTRRTDFALFMVEALRDDSLIQQAPAIVGRLTPSAQAHLSNA is encoded by the coding sequence ATGACGAACGCGCACGAAATCCGTCGGGTCTGCGTCATCGGCGCATCAGGAAAACTCGGCCAGTACATGATTCGGCATTGCCTCGATCGCGGATATGAGGTCGTCGGAGTCTGCCGCACCAAGAGCATCCCGAAACTAGACGCCCTCGCCGATCAGATCACCATCATCGGCGGCAAGACCAACGATCGCGAGGTCATCAGTCAGGCGGTCGCTGGCTGCGACGGCGTACTGACGGTATTGGTCCCGTGGGGCGTACAGCAGTACTCCTCCGGAACCGCGCAGGCTGTGCTCGACTACGCCGAGCCACATGCTCGGCTCGCGTTCTCCTGCGGATGGCACATCACCCGCGACGGTAAAGATCAATACTCGCGAGGATTCCGCGCCTTCCTGAAGGTCTCCACCTGGCTCGGGCGGGCGGTGCGTTTCGCCGAGATCGACGACCAGGTGGAAGCGTGCCGGCGGATCTTCGCCAGCGAGCGACCGTGGACCGTGGTACGCGGCAGCGACCTTGAAGAAGGCGACAGTCAGGGGCTTCCGGTCTGGAGCGAACACGTCGGCGACCCGGTGCTAGCCAGCAACCTCACCCGACGCACCGACTTTGCGCTGTTCATGGTCGAGGCGCTTCGTGACGACTCGCTGATCCAGCAGGCGCCAGCGATCGTAGGGCGTCTCACTCCGAGCGCTCAGGCCCACCTGTCGAACGCGTAG
- a CDS encoding cryptochrome/photolyase family protein, whose amino-acid sequence MTTAVMWFRRDLRLGDNPALLAACAAADRVLPVFVLDSAFGCVHGARVRRLRDSLAALSAQTDGALVVRSGEPAAVLREIADEVAADEVHVTGETTPYGRSRDALVQRALAATGRRLMVTGTPYAVAPGRVNTSGRTPYRVFTPYRAAWAAHGWPAPADAVEPRWRRGVAGEEVVREVNGGVGENAALERWWTFLRMDLSGYGEHRDRPDLDVTSGMSVPLKYGEIHPRTMLADLAREKDTAGSAAGRIDSVRRYMSELAWREFYADVLWHSPKSAWRDWRADFARMRYDNDEEAIQAWRDGRTGYPLVDAGMRQLREQGWMHNRVRMVTASFLVKDLHTWWPVGARHFMKHLQDGDLASNSHGWQWVAGTGTDAAPYYRIFNPIRQGLRFDPDGHYVRRWLPELRHLRGAAAHEPWRHEDGYAGGYPPRMVDHAQERREALLRLDELRQHRA is encoded by the coding sequence ACGGTTGGGGGACAACCCGGCGTTGCTCGCTGCCTGCGCGGCCGCCGACCGGGTGTTGCCGGTATTTGTGCTCGACTCGGCGTTCGGATGCGTGCACGGCGCGCGGGTGAGGCGCCTGCGTGATTCGCTGGCCGCGCTGTCGGCGCAGACGGATGGTGCTTTGGTGGTGCGGTCCGGTGAGCCGGCGGCGGTACTCCGGGAGATCGCCGACGAGGTCGCGGCCGATGAGGTGCACGTGACCGGCGAAACCACGCCGTACGGGCGATCTCGAGATGCGCTGGTGCAGCGCGCACTGGCCGCAACTGGTCGCCGGCTGATGGTTACCGGGACTCCGTACGCGGTCGCACCCGGGCGAGTGAACACGTCCGGCCGTACGCCGTACCGCGTGTTCACCCCGTACCGCGCCGCGTGGGCCGCGCACGGCTGGCCGGCGCCGGCCGACGCAGTCGAACCACGCTGGCGGCGCGGCGTCGCTGGCGAGGAGGTCGTCCGAGAAGTCAATGGTGGTGTTGGCGAGAATGCCGCGCTGGAACGGTGGTGGACGTTCTTGCGGATGGACCTCTCTGGCTACGGGGAGCACCGGGACCGCCCCGATCTCGACGTCACCAGCGGGATGTCGGTCCCGCTCAAGTACGGCGAAATACATCCGCGCACAATGCTGGCCGACCTCGCCCGTGAAAAGGACACCGCTGGGAGCGCCGCCGGGAGAATCGATAGTGTCCGTCGATATATGTCCGAACTAGCCTGGCGCGAGTTCTACGCCGACGTCCTGTGGCATTCACCGAAATCGGCGTGGCGTGACTGGCGCGCGGACTTCGCGCGGATGCGCTATGACAACGACGAAGAAGCGATACAGGCATGGCGGGACGGTCGCACGGGCTATCCGCTCGTCGACGCGGGGATGCGGCAGTTACGTGAGCAGGGTTGGATGCACAACCGGGTACGCATGGTGACCGCGAGTTTCCTGGTAAAGGACCTGCACACGTGGTGGCCAGTGGGGGCGCGCCACTTCATGAAACATCTACAGGATGGCGATCTCGCCTCCAACAGCCATGGCTGGCAGTGGGTTGCTGGCACCGGGACCGACGCCGCGCCGTACTACCGGATCTTCAATCCGATTCGCCAAGGCCTGCGGTTCGACCCAGACGGTCACTACGTACGGCGTTGGCTGCCAGAGCTGCGCCACCTTCGCGGTGCTGCGGCGCACGAGCCCTGGCGACATGAGGATGGCTACGCTGGTGGGTATCCGCCGCGCATGGTCGATCATGCGCAGGAGCGCCGAGAGGCACTATTACGCCTCGACGAACTGCGCCAACACCGGGCGTGA